A portion of the Clostridium gelidum genome contains these proteins:
- a CDS encoding metal ABC transporter substrate-binding protein yields the protein MKKITFAMVIITIALSFGMSVFSSPLLANTDNSRIENRDKYLNIMTVNKPQYDMVKKIIKEKNNVEYMFTNQKDISEFKYSEDVLNNISNMDLFIYSGTSFEPWSKSFIDELKKGNLGIINLARGVRLLDDVHNKENPCYFEGIEEYKIALYNVKAAIQDRDPQNRDYYEENYNDAIKEFDGNIKKYEDKIKSLNEYKFITLNNDFDYLTKSLNLNTIQLDNHEITEFVKINNIDPKKVIIIVDGEQGTKINVAGYSTINLWKYYGKMSFDDLILWNVNELSKWSKN from the coding sequence TTGAAGAAGATTACCTTTGCAATGGTAATAATAACTATTGCATTATCTTTTGGTATGAGTGTATTTTCAAGCCCTTTATTAGCCAATACTGATAATAGTAGAATTGAAAATAGAGATAAGTATCTAAATATAATGACAGTTAATAAACCTCAGTATGATATGGTTAAGAAAATTATAAAAGAAAAAAATAATGTAGAATATATGTTTACTAATCAAAAAGACATTAGTGAATTTAAATATAGCGAAGATGTTTTAAATAATATATCAAATATGGATTTATTTATATATTCAGGAACTTCATTTGAACCTTGGAGTAAGTCGTTTATCGATGAATTAAAGAAGGGGAATCTTGGAATAATAAATTTAGCTAGAGGTGTAAGGCTTTTAGATGATGTCCATAATAAAGAGAATCCATGTTATTTTGAAGGTATAGAAGAGTATAAGATAGCATTATATAATGTAAAGGCAGCTATTCAAGATAGAGATCCTCAAAATAGGGATTATTATGAAGAGAATTATAATGATGCTATTAAAGAATTTGATGGGAATATAAAAAAATATGAGGATAAAATAAAATCACTCAATGAGTATAAATTTATAACATTGAATAATGATTTTGATTATTTAACTAAATCTCTAAATTTAAATACAATTCAGCTTGATAATCATGAAATAACTGAATTTGTAAAGATTAATAATATAGATCCTAAAAAAGTTATTATAATAGTAGATGGAGAACAAGGAACAAAAATTAACGTAGCAGGATACAGCACAATAAACCTATGGAAGTATTATGGCAAAATGTCTTTTGATGATTTGATTTTATGGAATGTAAATGAATTATCGAAATGGTCAAAAAACTAA